From Corynebacterium aquatimens:
GATTCAATGTTTACCCGGCGGAGGTCGAGGAGGTCATGCGCCGCCACCCAGACATCGCGGAGGTTGCGGTCGTGGGGCGCCCGCGGCACGACGGTTCCGAGGACGTCGTCGCGTGTGTTGTGCTTGAGGACACGGCACGGCTCGACCCGGAGGGGCTGAAGAGTTACGCGCGCGAGAATCTCACCCGCTACAAGGTTCCGCGTGATTTTTACCACTTCGAGGAGCTCCCGAGCGACCAGCTGGGCAAGATTCGTCGCCGCGAGGTGCGCGATGTGCTGCTCGCGCGGATTGAGGCGGAGTTGTGATCTTCGGGGTGGAGGCGCCCGCGTTCGCGGTGGCTTTTGGGATCAGCCTTTTCGCAGGCTTATCGACGGGCCTTGGTGGGCTCATCGTCGCCCTCAAGCGCCATCCTGGGGAGAGGTTTTTGGCGGCGGCACTGGGGTTTTCCGCCGGGGTGATGATTTATATCTCCCTGATGGAGTTGCTTCCCTCGGGGCTAGACGAGCTCGCTGGGGCTGGGTTGGGCGGCAGCGAGGTGTGGGGGACGGTCGCGTTTTTCGCCGGGATTGCGCTGATCGCTGTGATCGACCGCGTGGTGCCTGAAGACATCAATCCGCATGAGATCGCTGCCGAATCTGGCTCACCGGCCTCCATCGCGCGCATGCGCAAGGTCGGGCTGATGACTGCTTTAGCGATTGCGATCCACAACTTCCCGGAGGGGTTCGCCACATTCTTCGTTGCTCTAGCGGACCCCCAGGTTGCGGTGCCCATCGCCGTCGCGATCGCGATTCACAATATTCCTGAAGGCGTCGCCGTTGCCGTCCCGATCCGCGAGGCCACGGGTTCCAAGTCGAAGGCCGCGTGGTGGGCGACCATTTCTGGGCTCGCGGAGCCGCTCGGCGCCCTGGTTGGGTTCGCCCTGCTTCAGCCGTTCATTGGTCCGGTAGCGCTGGGTGTCGCGTTTGCGGCGATAGCGGGGATTATGGTGTTCGTGAGCGTCGATAAGCTTCTGCCCACGGCGATTCAGACGGGCCGCCACCACGCGGCAGTCTACGGCTTGGTCGGTGGCATGGCGATAATGGCGTTAAGCCTCCTTTTGCTGCAGTAAGCTGCGGTCATGCGGCTCACTTCTTTATTCTCCACCCCCGAACTCCCTCCCGTTGGCGGCGGCGTCGCTGTGGTCACCGGCGCAACGTCAGGCATCGGGGAGGCCACCGCGCGCATGCTTATCGACGAAAACTTTTCCGTCATCGGCACCACCCGTGACCCGTCGAACGTTGCGCGGCCTATCGCTGGCGTGACGTACGTGGGCCTTGATCTGGCGGACCCGGAGTCAATCGCGACGTGCGCCGCGTCCATCCTTGAGGTGGGTGTGCCTGAGGTGATCGTGAACAACGCCGGTGAATCCCAGTCGGGGCCCTTCGAAGAACTTCCGCGGGAGGCCATTGAGCGCCTTTTCCAGGTCAACGTGATCGGCCACGTCGACCTCACCCAGCGCCTATTGCCCGCGATGCGCGACGCCGGGCGCGGACGAATCGTAATGGTTGGGTCAATGCTGGGCAGTTTCCCGTTGGGGTTCCGGTCCTCTTACGTAGCGTCCAAGGCTGCGATCAAAGGCTTCGCATCCGCCGCGCGCCGGGAACTCGCGCCGTTTGGCATCGGGATCTCCACCGTCGAGCCCGGCTCCATCGCCACCGGCATCTCCCAGCGACGCACCCGATACATTGACACGGACGGGCCGTATGCCGCCGACTACACCCGGATGGCCCGTGCCCTCGACGCCAATGAGTCCCGGGGTATTACCGCCGAGCGCGTCGCCCGCGAAATCTTAAAGCCGATCAGCGCGACCCGGCCCCGCCCGCACTACGCCACCGGGTCGATGGCGCCCGTGGCCTTCCCGCTCTCGCGGGTCGTGCCGCAGCAGGTCATGCTCAACGTGTTGTCCGCCAAGCACGATCTGCTTGACTAAGTTGTGGCCTTTCTGGCTGGCCTGTGGAAAACTTTTGCGTGCTGTGAGCTTGCAGTTTTCCCTATTTTTGAGGGGTTATCCACAGGGGCGTGCTGTGGAGGAGTGGGGGTGTCGGTGGCCGGATTAGGGTTCGAGACATGTCCTTTACGTCATTGCTCGCTACGGTTACGGCCACAGGTCTTCACGCCCTGGCCGATTTTGACCGTGACGCAGCGTTGGCCGCGGGTTTGAGTTCCACCACGGTGAACAATTGGAAGTCGCTGCACGAGCTGTATTACGGGTCCAGCGCGTGCCCGAAGCAACAGCGCATTGCGCGCGAGCTGGCTATTGAGGGCGCTTTTAGCTTCGACCAACTCCTCCTCATCGAGCGCCGTCTCCGCGCCGCCGGACTTCACCGCACCGCGAAGCGCACCTGGAAGCTCCGGCAGAAGCTCCTTGCGGCACCGTGCACGTACGCGTCACTGGAGCGTGCCGTGAAGAAACTCGTGGAGGTCAAGCCCGCGCCGCCACAGGATCGCATCAGCTTTTCAAAATCACGCGAGGGCAAGCGGACGTTCTCCGTCACCGCGAATGAGCGTGATCTCGCTGACCTTGAGCACGCCCTGTCCGAAAACCTCGACCTTGCCGCGCCCGCCGGACCGCAAATGCTCTCGCGTTTCATCTCCATGCTTCGCGATGGCGGGGGGTTCGCCGTCCCCGTCTCCGTCCCTAGGCCGCAGTTGCTTGTGCCACTCGAGGCCCACGTAAAAGTGCTGGGGGACATCGGGGACGACACGCTCCTCGGGCTTACCGACGGCACCTCCATCCCCGCCTCCCAATACCTCTCACAGTTCTTCGCCGATCCGTCCTACGGGCTTGAAGTCGCCCTGTTCCATCCGGTGGAAGGACCCGTGAATCTGTTCCGCGCCGAGCGCCACGCCAACGCCAAGCAACGAGCCCTCGCGAAAGCGAACATGCCCGTGTGTGTCGTCCCGGGCTGCCGCCAACCCGCGGACAATTGCCAGATGCACCACATGAAAGCCTGGAAGCACGGCGGCTACACCAACGTGAGCAACCTCGTTCCGTTGTGCCGGTACCACAACCAGATCAACGACGATGATGCCAACATCGCCGACACCACCACCGCAACCGGCGCCACCGCCGCCGCCCCCGCTGGCGCAGCCACCGCCCCCGCCGCCGACGATCCTCACTTCGGAGGCCGCGACCCCAGCGCCCGCCCTAGTCGCCGGGCCAAACGGAAGAAACGTAACCCCGGGGATGTCGTCCCGGTTGGAGCTGTCCCGATGTGGCGGTCCCCCAAGGGTTTCCTCGTACCCAATGACGCTCATCCGAATTACAGATTCGGTGCCATGTTCACCCTTTTCCCCGACCTGGTGCCCGCTCCCGCGCGACAAGGAGCCCCACCGACTAGGTACGATCCTGAACTCTGGTCCAACGGATAGCAGCCGCGCTTAGCCAGCCGCGCCTGCTCCGCGGGGAAGCTCGCGGAGTTGGGCCCCTCTGGCGGCGCTAATCCCTCTACTGTGGTGGGCATGGGTCTACTTCGATTTGTTCTCAACGTTATTTGGCTCGTCACGGCGGGCATTTGGCTGTTCCTTAGCTACGTGCTCGCGGGAATCGTTGCGTGCCTCCTTGTCGTGACGATTCCTTTCGGTCTCGCATCCTTCCGCATTGCAGGCTACGTGCTCTGGCCGTTTGGCCGCGAGGTCGTGGAAGTCCGCCGCGGCGGTGTCATGGGCGGTGTCATGAGCGGTGTGGGCAACGTCGTGTGGTTCCTCATCGCTGGGCTGTGGCTAGCAATCGGGCACATCATCACGGCGTTTGCCCAGGCGGTCACGATCATCGGTCTGCCCATGGCGTGGGCGAACCTGAAACTCATCCCGGTCACGTGCTTCCCCTTCGGTAAAGAGATTGTTGATTCTTCGGATGACCGCTCGCGGTTTGTGCCGGTTACGAGGTAGGTGACCGGGTCACTTCGAGTTCCCGTCTAAGAAGCCGCTTGGCCCGATGGTTGTTGCAAAGCTGGCATCGGTCTTGAGTGCCGCCTTATCGGGGCGCTGACCTTGTGGTTTGTTGGCTGCGCCGGGGGTGGCTTATGATGATCAAGCTGTTTACAGCACGGCTTAAGCCCCCATCGTCTAGAGGCCTAGGACTCCGCCCTTTCACGGCGGCAACACGGGTTCGAATCCCGTTGGGGGTACCAAGGCCCTGTGGCGCAGTTGGTTAGCGCGCCGCCCTGTCACGGCGGAGGTCGCGGGTTCAAGTCCCGTCAGGGTCGCTCAGAGAGTGACAACCGGTGGAAGCTGGTAATTTGCTCCTAGTCTGTGGAGATGTGTAACATAGCCACTCGTGCAAACAGCCGGAACGGCCGCAAGGTTAGGTCCGCACAAGCACAAAATTTCATACTTGGTTCATACCTGGCCCTGTGGCGCAGTTGGTTAGCGCGCCGCCCTGTCACGGCGGAGGTCGCGGGTTCAAGTCCCGTCAGGGTCGCCACGGAATCTCCAAAAGGATTTCGTAGACCTGGCCAGATAGCTCAGTTGGTAGAGCACACGCCTGAAAAGTGTGGGGTCGCCGGTTCGATCCCGGCTCTGGCCACTTTTATGCCCGCTGCCCCGCAGATTTTCTGTGGGGGCAGCGGGCTTAGTCTTTTAGGCTCCTGCGCCGCCGCATCCGTCGCGGCGTCCATCGCCGCGGCCGTCGCCGTAGAGTGGTAGCTATGAGTGACAACATTGAGATCACAAACCAGGAAGCGCACCATCGTTACGTCATTACGATTGGCGGAGAGGACGCCGGATTCGCCAACTACGTCGACGTCGACGATTCGCGGCGCGAGTTCAACCACACCGTTGTCTACCCGGAGTTTCGAGGGCAAGGCGTATCTGGGAAGCTCATTGAGCACGCGCTTAACGACGCCCGCGAAATGCACAAAAAAGTAATCCCCTCGTGCTCAGCCGTGGACGGTTTTATTACGAAGCACCCTGAATACGAAGACCTCCGCGCTTAACCCCACACCTCCGCGGTCCTGCGCGGCTTAAGCCTCGAGGCGAAGGGGCAGGGCAGGAAACCGCACGCAGGCACGCAAGCACGCAAGTAGACAAGCCAGCGCGGGGAGGTGGGGTTAGATCGAGTAGTAGTCGGAGCGGGGGTCGACGTAGCGGTCTGGGTCGACGAGGTGCTTGCGCTCCTCGGGCTTGCGGGGGCGGCACTTGGCGGGCACACCGGTGGCGATGCAGTTCGGCCCAATGCTCTTTGTTACGACAGCATTGGCGCCAATCGCAGAGCCTTCGCCGATAGTGATGGGGCCGAGCACTTTGGCGCCGGCACCGATGGTCACGTTGTCTTCGATCGTCGGGTGGCGCTTGGTTTGGGTGAGAACCTGCCCGCCCAGGGTGACGCCGTGGTAGATCATCACGCCATCGCCAATTTCGGTGGTCTCACCGATCACTACGCCCATGCCGTGATCGATGAAGAAGCGGCGGCCGATGGTGGCGCCGGGGTGGATCTCAATGCCCGTCGCAAAGCGAGTGATTTGAGCAAGGACTCGTGCCGGCCCCTTGAAACCACGGGTCCACAATGCGTGGTTAATGCGGTGCATCCAGATAGCATGCAGCCCGGAATACACCAGCGCGTTTTCCACGTCGCCCCGGGCGGCGGGGTCGTGCGCCCGGGCATTAGAAAGGTCCTCACGGATCATGCTCAGCACGTTCACCATGAGGACCTACCTTAATTCAATCGTCCGGGCCACGAGTGGCCGGGGCGAGGGTTACTCGCGGATGTCGTCGTAAAGCAGCGTGGAGATGTAACGCTCGCCGAAGTCGCAGATGATCGTCGCGATGGTCTTGCCAGCGTTCTCTGGGCGAGACGCGACCTCCAGGGCGGCCTTCACGTTGGCGCCGGTGGAGATACCGCCCAAGATGCCGTCCTTCTCTGCAAGTGCGCGAGACGTGGCGACGGCGTCTTCGTTGGAGACGGTGATGACCTCGTCGATGATGTCGCGGTTCAGCGTGCCCGGGATGAAGTTAGCGCCCATGCCCTGGATCTTGTGGGGGCCTGCCTGGCCCTCGCTCAGCAGCGGCGAGGCCGACGGCTCAACGGCGATGAGCTTGACGTCCGGGTTCTGCTCCTTAAGGAACTTGCCGGCGCCGGAGATGGTGCCGCCGGTGCCCACGCCAGCGACGAGGATGTCGATCTGGCCGTCGGTGTCATTCCACAGCTCAGGGCCGGTGGTGTTGTAGTGGACGGTTGGGTTTGCTTCGTTCTCGAACTGGCGGGCAAGGACGGCGCCCTCGTTCTGCTCCACGATCTCGTTGGCCTTTTCCACGGCGCCCTTCATGCCGGCGGCACCCGGGGTCAAGATGATCTCTGCGCCGTACGCCTTGAGGATCACGCGGCGTTCGACGGACATGGTCTCCGGCATGGTCAGGATGACCTTGTAGCCGCGGGCTGCGCCAACCAGTGCCAATGCGATGCCGGTGTTGCCGGACGTTGCCTCGACGATGGTGCCGCCAGGCTTGAGTTCGCCGGATGCCTCTGCGGCGTCGACGATTGCTTTACCAATGCGGTCTTTCACGGAGTTGGCGGGGTTGAAGAACTCCACCTTGCCCAGGATGCGCGCCTCGGCGGCGTCGGTGCCTTCCTTGATTCCGTGCAGCTCAACCAGGGGTGTGTTGCCGATTGTGTCCAGAATGTTGTTGTAAACGTTTCCCATAGCCGACAGCCTACACCACACATTCCAGCAACGCTAGACCGAGCTGTCCAAAAACTCTGAACCGCGCAGTTTGGGGGGATTTTTCCCGATTTGGTTACCCCCGGGATGCCGTTATTATGTTCTCTGTGCCCCCCTTTTTGAGGGACTGCGGGTGTACTCAATCGGGGGCAGTACGCAATGAGCCGCGGAGAGTGGCTGAGGTCGTGTGAAGGAGTCTCTGGTGACAACAGTGGAATCCCAGCGGGTGAAGGACGATGATGATGCGATTCGCGCGTCACTCACCGCCCTGAAGACAGCAACGGGTATTCCTGTCGCAATGTATGGCACCCTGCTTGCGGACGATCGTTTGCAGATCACCCAGTGGATCGGCCTGCGCACGCCGGCGCTGCACAATTTGGTGATTGAGGCCAATCAGGGTGTCGGCGGTCGCGTGGTGTCGACGCGCCGGGCAGTGGGTGTGAGCGATTACATGCGCGCAAACGTCATTTCCCATGAGTATGACTACGCGATTCAGGATGAGGGATTGCACTCGATCGTTGCGGTTCCGGTGATCGTCCACAGGGAGATCCGTGGGGTGCTCTACGTCGGCGTCCACTCGCCGGTGCGCTTGGGGGACAAGGTCATCGAGGAAGTCACCATGACGGCCCGCTCGCTGGAGCAAGACCTCGCCGTCAATTCTGCTTTACGACGATCGGAGGGCGGCAAAACCGCCTCCAACCCTGGCCGGGCTATGAATGGCGCGGAGTGGGAGCAGATTCGCGCCACGCACTCGAAGCTGCGGATGCTTGCGAA
This genomic window contains:
- a CDS encoding YccF domain-containing protein, encoding MGLLRFVLNVIWLVTAGIWLFLSYVLAGIVACLLVVTIPFGLASFRIAGYVLWPFGREVVEVRRGGVMGGVMSGVGNVVWFLIAGLWLAIGHIITAFAQAVTIIGLPMAWANLKLIPVTCFPFGKEIVDSSDDRSRFVPVTR
- a CDS encoding HNH endonuclease signature motif containing protein, whose protein sequence is MSFTSLLATVTATGLHALADFDRDAALAAGLSSTTVNNWKSLHELYYGSSACPKQQRIARELAIEGAFSFDQLLLIERRLRAAGLHRTAKRTWKLRQKLLAAPCTYASLERAVKKLVEVKPAPPQDRISFSKSREGKRTFSVTANERDLADLEHALSENLDLAAPAGPQMLSRFISMLRDGGGFAVPVSVPRPQLLVPLEAHVKVLGDIGDDTLLGLTDGTSIPASQYLSQFFADPSYGLEVALFHPVEGPVNLFRAERHANAKQRALAKANMPVCVVPGCRQPADNCQMHHMKAWKHGGYTNVSNLVPLCRYHNQINDDDANIADTTTATGATAAAPAGAATAPAADDPHFGGRDPSARPSRRAKRKKRNPGDVVPVGAVPMWRSPKGFLVPNDAHPNYRFGAMFTLFPDLVPAPARQGAPPTRYDPELWSNG
- the zupT gene encoding zinc transporter ZupT, translating into MIFGVEAPAFAVAFGISLFAGLSTGLGGLIVALKRHPGERFLAAALGFSAGVMIYISLMELLPSGLDELAGAGLGGSEVWGTVAFFAGIALIAVIDRVVPEDINPHEIAAESGSPASIARMRKVGLMTALAIAIHNFPEGFATFFVALADPQVAVPIAVAIAIHNIPEGVAVAVPIREATGSKSKAAWWATISGLAEPLGALVGFALLQPFIGPVALGVAFAAIAGIMVFVSVDKLLPTAIQTGRHHAAVYGLVGGMAIMALSLLLLQ
- the epsC gene encoding serine O-acetyltransferase EpsC translates to MVNVLSMIREDLSNARAHDPAARGDVENALVYSGLHAIWMHRINHALWTRGFKGPARVLAQITRFATGIEIHPGATIGRRFFIDHGMGVVIGETTEIGDGVMIYHGVTLGGQVLTQTKRHPTIEDNVTIGAGAKVLGPITIGEGSAIGANAVVTKSIGPNCIATGVPAKCRPRKPEERKHLVDPDRYVDPRSDYYSI
- a CDS encoding SDR family oxidoreductase — translated: MRLTSLFSTPELPPVGGGVAVVTGATSGIGEATARMLIDENFSVIGTTRDPSNVARPIAGVTYVGLDLADPESIATCAASILEVGVPEVIVNNAGESQSGPFEELPREAIERLFQVNVIGHVDLTQRLLPAMRDAGRGRIVMVGSMLGSFPLGFRSSYVASKAAIKGFASAARRELAPFGIGISTVEPGSIATGISQRRTRYIDTDGPYAADYTRMARALDANESRGITAERVAREILKPISATRPRPHYATGSMAPVAFPLSRVVPQQVMLNVLSAKHDLLD
- a CDS encoding GNAT family N-acetyltransferase yields the protein MSDNIEITNQEAHHRYVITIGGEDAGFANYVDVDDSRREFNHTVVYPEFRGQGVSGKLIEHALNDAREMHKKVIPSCSAVDGFITKHPEYEDLRA
- the ramA gene encoding acetate metabolism transcriptional regulator RamA; protein product: MESQRVKDDDDAIRASLTALKTATGIPVAMYGTLLADDRLQITQWIGLRTPALHNLVIEANQGVGGRVVSTRRAVGVSDYMRANVISHEYDYAIQDEGLHSIVAVPVIVHREIRGVLYVGVHSPVRLGDKVIEEVTMTARSLEQDLAVNSALRRSEGGKTASNPGRAMNGAEWEQIRATHSKLRMLANRVEDDSVRRELEQLCDQMVSPVRVKQSTKLSARELDVLSCVALGHTNVEAAEEMGIGAETVKSYLRSVMRKLGAHTRYEAVNAARRIGALP
- the cysK gene encoding cysteine synthase A codes for the protein MGNVYNNILDTIGNTPLVELHGIKEGTDAAEARILGKVEFFNPANSVKDRIGKAIVDAAEASGELKPGGTIVEATSGNTGIALALVGAARGYKVILTMPETMSVERRVILKAYGAEIILTPGAAGMKGAVEKANEIVEQNEGAVLARQFENEANPTVHYNTTGPELWNDTDGQIDILVAGVGTGGTISGAGKFLKEQNPDVKLIAVEPSASPLLSEGQAGPHKIQGMGANFIPGTLNRDIIDEVITVSNEDAVATSRALAEKDGILGGISTGANVKAALEVASRPENAGKTIATIICDFGERYISTLLYDDIRE